In Zea mays cultivar B73 chromosome 7, Zm-B73-REFERENCE-NAM-5.0, whole genome shotgun sequence, the following proteins share a genomic window:
- the LOC541824 gene encoding putative casein kinase II subunit beta-4 isoform X1, with protein sequence MYKQGGAGGGAGLDRKRINDALDKHLEKAVASPSTSRGSAGGGRDHHRLVVPSSVSSIPKGRCSEGESDSDSEASDVSGSDGEDTSWISWYCNLRGNEFFCEVDDDYIQDDFNLCGLSSQVPYYDYALDLILDIESSHGDMFTEEQNELVESAAEMLYGLIHARYILTSKGLAAMLEKYKNYDFGRCPRVYCCGQPCLPVGQSDIHRSSTVKIYCPKCEDIYYPRSKYQDIDGAYFGTTFPHLFLMTYEHLKPQKLSQRYVPRVFGFKLHKP encoded by the exons ATGTATAAACAGGGGGGAGCGGGGGGAGGGGCTGGGCTGGACCGGAAGCGGATCAACGACGCGCTGGATAAGCATCTCGAGAAGGCGGTCGCGTCGCCGTCCACGTCGAGGGGGtcggcgggcggcgggcgcgaCCACCACCGCCTCGTCGTGCCGTCCTCCGTGTCGTCCATCCCCAAGGGCCGCTGCTCCGAAG GGGAGTCTGATTCTGATAGTGAAGCATCGGATGTTAGCGGCTCTGATGGAGAAGACACCTCATGGATTTCATGGTATTGCAACTTAAGAGGGAATGAGTTCTTCTGTGAAGTCGACGATGATTATATTCAAGACGACTTCAACCTTTGTGGTCTCAGCAGCCAAGTTCCTTATTATGATTATGCTCTCGATCTCATTTTAGATATCGAGTCATCTCATG GTGATATGTTCACTGAGGAACAAAATGAGCTCGTAGAATCAGCTGCAGAGATGCTTTATGGTCTGATACATGCACGATACATTCTGACCAGTAAAGGACTGGCTGCAATG CTGGAGAAGTATAAGAACTATGACTTTGGGCGGTGCCCGCGTGTTTACTGCTGTGGTCAACCATGCCTGCCAGTTGGACAATCAGACATCCATCGATCTAGTACCGTGAAGATATACTGCCCCAAGTGTGAAGACATCTACTACCCACGGTCCAAGTACCAAG ACATCGACGGCGCATACTTTGGGACAACGTTCCCTCATCTGTTCCTGATGACATACGAGCACCTCAAGCCACAGAAGCTCTCGCAGCGCTATGTTCCTCGTGTCTTTGGCTTCAAGCTCCACAAGCCATGA
- the LOC541824 gene encoding Putative casein kinase II subunit beta-4 encodes MYKQGGAGGGAGLDRKRINDALDKHLEKAVASPSTSRGSAGGGRDHHRLVVPSSVSSIPKGRCSEGESDSDSEASDVSGSDGEDTSWISWYCNLRGNEFFCEVDDDYIQDDFNLCGLSSQVPYYDYALDLILDIESSHGDMFTEEQNELVESAAEMLYGLIHARYILTSKGLAAMLEKYKNYDFGRCPRVYCCGQPCLPVGQSDIHRSSTVKIYCPKCEDIYYPRSKYQGNIDGAYFGTTFPHLFLMTYEHLKPQKLSQRYVPRVFGFKLHKP; translated from the exons ATGTATAAACAGGGGGGAGCGGGGGGAGGGGCTGGGCTGGACCGGAAGCGGATCAACGACGCGCTGGATAAGCATCTCGAGAAGGCGGTCGCGTCGCCGTCCACGTCGAGGGGGtcggcgggcggcgggcgcgaCCACCACCGCCTCGTCGTGCCGTCCTCCGTGTCGTCCATCCCCAAGGGCCGCTGCTCCGAAG GGGAGTCTGATTCTGATAGTGAAGCATCGGATGTTAGCGGCTCTGATGGAGAAGACACCTCATGGATTTCATGGTATTGCAACTTAAGAGGGAATGAGTTCTTCTGTGAAGTCGACGATGATTATATTCAAGACGACTTCAACCTTTGTGGTCTCAGCAGCCAAGTTCCTTATTATGATTATGCTCTCGATCTCATTTTAGATATCGAGTCATCTCATG GTGATATGTTCACTGAGGAACAAAATGAGCTCGTAGAATCAGCTGCAGAGATGCTTTATGGTCTGATACATGCACGATACATTCTGACCAGTAAAGGACTGGCTGCAATG CTGGAGAAGTATAAGAACTATGACTTTGGGCGGTGCCCGCGTGTTTACTGCTGTGGTCAACCATGCCTGCCAGTTGGACAATCAGACATCCATCGATCTAGTACCGTGAAGATATACTGCCCCAAGTGTGAAGACATCTACTACCCACGGTCCAAGTACCAAGGCA ACATCGACGGCGCATACTTTGGGACAACGTTCCCTCATCTGTTCCTGATGACATACGAGCACCTCAAGCCACAGAAGCTCTCGCAGCGCTATGTTCCTCGTGTCTTTGGCTTCAAGCTCCACAAGCCATGA